The Pseudomonas asiatica genome has a segment encoding these proteins:
- the gltB gene encoding glutamate synthase large subunit, producing MKTGLYHPEEFKDNCGFGLIAHMTGEPSHHLLQTAMQALTCMTHRGGINADGKTGDGCGLLMQKPDQFLRAVAQEHFAVELPKQYAVGMVFFNQDPVKAEAARANMDREILAAGLKLVGWRKVPIDTSVLGRLALERLPQIEQVFIGGEGLSDQEFAIKLFSARRRSSVANAHDADHYICSFSHKTIIYKGLMMPRDLAAFYPDLGDERLQTAICVFHQRFSTNTLPKWPLAQPFRFLAHNGEINTITGNRNWAMARRTKFANDLIPDLDELGPLVNRVGSDSSSMDNMLELMVTGGIDLFRGVRMLVPPAWQNVETMDADLRAFYEYNSMHMEPWDGPAGIVMTEGRHAVCLLDRNGLRPARWVTTKNGYITLASEIGVWDYKPEDVIAKGRVGPGQIFAVDTETGQILDTDAIDNRLKSRHPYKRWLRQHATRIQATLTDDQGVASYDADQLKQYMKMFQVTFEERDQVLRPLGEQGQEAVGSMGDDTPMAVLSQRVRSPYDFFRQQFAQVTNPPIDPLREAIVMSLEICLGAERNIFQESPEHASRVILSSPVISPAKWRSLMNLEREGFDRQLIDLNYEESVGLEAAIRNIADQAEEAVRAGKTQLVLSDRYIAPGKLPVHASLAVGAVHHRLTEQGLRCDSNILVETATARDPHHFAVLLGFGASAVYPYLAYEVLADLIRTGEVLGDLDEVFKYYRKGISKGLLKILSKMGISTIASYRGAQLFEAIGLAEEVVGLSFKGVSSRIKGARFADLESDQKLLAAEAWSARKPIQQGGLLKFVHGGEYHAYNPDVVNTLQAAVQQGDYAKFKEYTTLVDQRPVSMIRDLLKVKVADQPLPLEQIEPLEAILKRFDSAGISLGALSPEAHEALAEAMNRLGARSNSGEGGEDPSRYGTIKSSKIKQVATGRFGVTPEYLVNAEVLQIKVAQGAKPGEGGQLPGGKVNGLIAKLRYAVPGVTLISPPPHHDIYSIEDLAQLIYDLKQVNPQALVSVKLVAEAGVGTIAAGVAKAYADLITISGYDGGTGASPLTSIKYAGAPWELGLAETHQTLRGNDLRGKVRVQTDGGLKTGLDVIKAAILGAESFGFGTAPMIALGCKYLRICHLNNCATGVATQNDKLRKDHYIGTVDMVINFFTFVAEETREWLAKLGVRSLGELIGRTDLLDVLPGDTERQQYLDLSPLLGSSHIPADKPQFCEVDKNPPFDQGELAEKMVEMAMPAIRDQAGGEFSLDICNCDRSIGARVSGEIARLHGNQGMAAAPITFRFKGTAGQSFGVWNAGGLNLHLEGDANDYVGKGMTGGKVTIVPPAGSPFETQHSAIVGNTCLYGATGGKLFAAGTAGERFAVRNSGAHAVVEGTGDHCCEYMTGGFVCVLGKTGYNFGSGMTGGFAYVLDMDNTFVDKLNHELVEIQRISGEAMEAYRSHLARVLAEYVEETGSEWGRELSENLDDYVRRFWLVKPKAANLKQLLSSTRANPQ from the coding sequence ATGAAAACAGGTCTGTACCATCCCGAAGAATTCAAGGACAACTGTGGTTTTGGCCTGATCGCCCATATGACGGGCGAACCGAGCCACCACCTTCTGCAAACCGCCATGCAGGCACTGACCTGCATGACCCACCGCGGCGGTATCAACGCCGACGGCAAGACCGGTGACGGTTGCGGTCTGCTCATGCAGAAGCCCGATCAATTCCTGCGTGCCGTGGCCCAGGAGCACTTCGCTGTCGAGCTGCCCAAGCAGTACGCAGTCGGCATGGTGTTCTTCAACCAGGACCCGGTCAAAGCCGAAGCCGCTCGCGCCAACATGGACCGCGAAATCCTCGCTGCTGGCCTGAAGCTGGTCGGCTGGCGCAAGGTGCCGATCGATACCAGCGTGCTCGGCCGCCTGGCCCTTGAGCGCCTGCCGCAGATCGAGCAGGTGTTCATCGGCGGTGAAGGCCTGAGCGACCAGGAATTCGCCATCAAGCTGTTCAGTGCCCGTCGCCGTTCGTCCGTGGCCAACGCCCACGACGCCGACCACTACATCTGCAGCTTCTCGCACAAGACCATCATCTACAAAGGCCTGATGATGCCGCGCGATCTCGCGGCCTTCTACCCAGACCTGGGTGACGAGCGCCTGCAAACCGCGATCTGCGTGTTCCACCAGCGCTTCTCCACCAACACCCTGCCGAAATGGCCGCTGGCGCAGCCGTTCCGCTTCCTCGCCCACAACGGCGAGATCAACACCATCACCGGCAACCGCAACTGGGCCATGGCTCGTCGCACCAAGTTCGCCAACGACCTGATCCCCGACCTCGACGAGCTCGGCCCGCTGGTCAACCGCGTCGGTTCCGACTCCTCGAGCATGGACAACATGCTGGAGCTGATGGTCACTGGCGGCATCGACCTGTTCCGTGGCGTGCGCATGCTGGTACCGCCAGCCTGGCAGAACGTCGAGACCATGGACGCCGACCTGCGTGCCTTCTACGAATACAACTCCATGCACATGGAGCCGTGGGATGGCCCGGCCGGTATCGTGATGACCGAAGGCCGCCATGCGGTGTGCCTGCTCGACCGTAACGGCCTGCGCCCGGCGCGCTGGGTGACCACCAAGAACGGCTACATCACCCTGGCGTCGGAAATCGGCGTATGGGACTACAAGCCCGAGGACGTCATCGCCAAGGGCCGCGTCGGCCCGGGTCAGATCTTCGCCGTGGACACCGAAACCGGCCAGATCCTCGACACCGACGCCATCGACAACCGTCTTAAGTCGCGCCACCCGTACAAGCGCTGGCTGCGTCAGCACGCCACGCGCATCCAGGCGACGCTGACCGATGACCAGGGCGTGGCCAGCTACGACGCTGACCAGCTCAAGCAGTACATGAAAATGTTCCAGGTCACCTTCGAAGAGCGTGACCAGGTGCTGCGCCCGCTCGGCGAGCAGGGCCAGGAAGCGGTCGGCTCGATGGGGGACGACACGCCAATGGCCGTGCTGTCGCAGCGCGTGCGTTCACCGTACGACTTCTTCCGCCAGCAGTTCGCCCAGGTGACCAACCCGCCGATCGACCCGCTGCGCGAAGCGATCGTCATGTCCCTGGAAATCTGCCTGGGTGCCGAGCGCAACATCTTCCAGGAATCCCCGGAGCACGCTTCGCGGGTAATCCTCAGCTCGCCGGTCATCTCGCCCGCCAAGTGGCGTTCGCTGATGAACCTGGAGCGCGAAGGCTTCGACCGCCAGCTGATCGACCTCAACTATGAAGAGAGCGTCGGCCTGGAAGCGGCCATCCGCAACATCGCCGACCAGGCTGAAGAAGCCGTGCGCGCTGGCAAGACCCAGCTGGTGCTGAGCGACCGCTACATTGCCCCGGGCAAGCTGCCGGTGCACGCCTCGCTGGCCGTCGGTGCGGTGCACCACCGCCTGACCGAACAGGGCCTGCGTTGCGACAGCAACATCCTGGTGGAAACCGCCACCGCCCGCGACCCGCACCACTTCGCCGTGCTGCTGGGCTTCGGTGCCTCGGCCGTTTACCCGTACCTGGCCTATGAAGTGCTGGCTGACCTGATCCGTACTGGCGAAGTGCTGGGCGACCTGGACGAAGTCTTCAAGTACTACCGCAAGGGCATCTCCAAGGGCCTGCTGAAGATCCTGTCGAAGATGGGTATCTCCACCATCGCCTCGTACCGTGGCGCGCAGCTGTTCGAAGCCATCGGCCTGGCCGAGGAAGTGGTGGGCCTGAGCTTCAAGGGCGTTTCCAGCCGCATCAAGGGTGCGCGTTTCGCAGACCTGGAAAGCGACCAGAAGCTGCTGGCAGCCGAAGCCTGGAGCGCGCGCAAGCCGATCCAGCAAGGCGGCCTGCTGAAGTTCGTCCACGGTGGCGAATACCACGCCTACAACCCGGACGTGGTCAACACCCTGCAGGCCGCCGTGCAGCAGGGCGACTACGCCAAGTTCAAGGAATACACCACGCTGGTCGACCAGCGCCCGGTGTCGATGATCCGCGACCTGCTGAAGGTGAAAGTGGCCGACCAGCCACTGCCGCTGGAGCAGATCGAGCCGCTGGAGGCGATCCTCAAGCGCTTCGACTCCGCCGGTATCTCGCTGGGTGCTCTGTCGCCAGAGGCCCACGAAGCGCTGGCCGAGGCGATGAACCGCCTGGGCGCGCGTTCCAACTCTGGCGAGGGCGGTGAAGACCCGTCGCGCTACGGCACCATCAAGAGCTCGAAGATCAAGCAGGTGGCCACCGGCCGCTTTGGCGTGACCCCGGAGTACCTGGTCAACGCCGAAGTGCTGCAGATCAAGGTTGCCCAGGGCGCCAAGCCCGGTGAAGGCGGCCAGCTGCCAGGCGGCAAGGTCAACGGCCTGATCGCCAAGCTGCGTTACGCGGTACCGGGCGTGACCCTGATCTCGCCGCCGCCGCACCACGACATCTACTCGATCGAAGACCTGGCCCAGCTGATCTACGACCTCAAGCAGGTCAACCCGCAGGCCCTGGTTTCGGTCAAGCTGGTGGCAGAAGCTGGCGTCGGCACCATCGCCGCCGGTGTGGCCAAGGCCTATGCCGACCTGATCACCATCTCCGGCTACGACGGTGGTACCGGTGCTTCGCCGCTGACCTCGATCAAGTACGCCGGCGCCCCATGGGAGCTGGGCCTGGCCGAAACCCACCAGACCCTGCGCGGCAACGACCTGCGCGGCAAGGTACGGGTACAGACCGACGGCGGCCTGAAGACCGGCCTGGACGTGATCAAGGCAGCCATCCTCGGCGCCGAAAGCTTCGGCTTCGGTACCGCGCCGATGATCGCCCTGGGCTGCAAGTACTTGCGCATCTGCCACCTGAACAACTGCGCCACCGGCGTGGCCACCCAGAACGACAAGCTGCGCAAGGACCACTACATCGGCACCGTCGACATGGTGATCAACTTCTTCACCTTCGTCGCCGAAGAAACCCGTGAGTGGCTGGCCAAGCTGGGCGTGCGTAGCCTCGGCGAGCTGATCGGCCGTACCGACCTGCTCGACGTGCTGCCAGGCGACACCGAGCGCCAGCAGTACCTGGACCTGTCGCCGCTGCTGGGCAGCTCGCACATCCCGGCTGACAAGCCGCAGTTCTGCGAAGTCGACAAGAACCCGCCGTTCGACCAGGGCGAGCTGGCCGAGAAGATGGTGGAAATGGCCATGCCGGCCATCCGCGACCAGGCCGGTGGCGAGTTCAGCCTCGACATCTGCAACTGCGACCGCTCCATCGGTGCGCGGGTGTCGGGCGAAATCGCCCGCCTGCATGGCAACCAGGGCATGGCCGCGGCGCCGATCACCTTCCGCTTCAAGGGTACTGCGGGCCAGAGCTTCGGCGTGTGGAACGCCGGTGGCCTGAACCTGCACCTGGAAGGCGACGCCAACGACTACGTCGGCAAGGGCATGACCGGTGGCAAGGTCACCATCGTGCCGCCAGCCGGTAGCCCGTTCGAAACCCAGCACAGCGCCATCGTGGGCAACACCTGCCTGTACGGCGCCACCGGCGGCAAGCTGTTCGCCGCTGGTACTGCTGGCGAGCGCTTCGCTGTACGTAACTCCGGCGCCCACGCTGTTGTCGAGGGCACTGGCGATCACTGCTGTGAATACATGACCGGCGGCTTTGTCTGCGTGCTGGGCAAGACCGGTTACAACTTCGGTTCTGGCATGACTGGCGGCTTCGCCTACGTGCTCGACATGGACAATACCTTCGTCGACAAGCTCAACCATGAGCTGGTGGAAATCCAGCGTATCAGTGGTGAAGCGATGGAGGCCTACCGCAGCCACCTGGCGCGGGTCCTTGCCGAGTACGTGGAAGAGACCGGCAGCGAGTGGGGGCGTGAGCTCTCGGAGAACCTGGACGATTACGTGCGGCGCTTCTGGCTGGTCAAGCCGAAGGCAGCCAACCTGAAGCAACTGCTGTCCAGTACCCGTGCCAACCCGCAGTAA
- a CDS encoding AAA family ATPase, whose amino-acid sequence MTSLHADEAFLDHYQLSHDPFAPRVPGFKFFPAQRKPVLGQLHHLARYSQLMLVVTGPLGSGKTLLRQALVASTNKQAVQSVVVSARGASDAASVLGQVAQSLDVAEAEMQAILAKVVQLALTGQEVYLLVDDAEQLDESALQALLELAAGVPEGRPHVFLFGEPSLIAGLDEINVEEERFHIIELAPYSEEETREYLEQRLEGAGRGIEVFSREQIVDIHENSDGWPGNINQVARDTLIEAMIASRSTAKRPSMGFKMPKKHVLALSAVVVVAVAAAVLMPKKGDKAPAEAPAAQAQLPLGEGQANGGNPAIEFSGSSQPMPLPLVGQSQPVMREPLAQAAGMGEGEEGSPAGDTALQPGNPPPTVTTIAPPQGVPAGPAPVPAQPVATAPAQPVQPQSQPVAPAPKPVATQPAKPVAPAKPAPAPTQVAVAKPAAKPVEKPAAGGSGNSGWYAGQKPGNYVVQILGTSSEASAQAFVKAQGGDYRYFKKNLQGKPLYVVTYGNFANRDAAVAAIKNLPAKVQAGKPWPRTVASVQQELASAR is encoded by the coding sequence ATGACCAGTTTGCATGCCGATGAGGCCTTTCTCGACCATTACCAGTTGAGCCACGATCCGTTCGCGCCCCGCGTGCCCGGCTTCAAGTTCTTCCCGGCCCAGCGCAAGCCCGTGCTCGGCCAACTGCACCACCTGGCGCGCTACAGCCAGCTGATGCTGGTTGTCACCGGCCCGCTGGGCAGCGGCAAGACCCTGCTGCGCCAGGCCCTGGTGGCCAGTACCAACAAGCAGGCGGTGCAGAGCGTGGTGGTGTCCGCCCGTGGCGCCAGCGATGCCGCCAGCGTACTCGGCCAGGTTGCGCAGAGCCTGGATGTGGCCGAGGCCGAAATGCAGGCGATCCTGGCCAAGGTGGTGCAACTGGCACTGACCGGCCAGGAAGTGTACTTGCTGGTGGACGATGCGGAACAACTCGACGAGTCGGCACTCCAAGCGTTGCTGGAATTGGCGGCGGGCGTGCCGGAAGGGCGCCCGCATGTGTTCCTGTTCGGTGAGCCGTCGCTGATTGCCGGGCTGGACGAGATCAATGTCGAGGAAGAACGCTTCCACATCATCGAACTCGCCCCCTACAGTGAAGAAGAAACCCGCGAGTACCTGGAGCAGCGCCTGGAAGGTGCTGGCCGGGGCATCGAGGTGTTCAGCCGTGAACAGATCGTCGATATCCATGAAAACTCCGACGGCTGGCCTGGCAACATCAACCAGGTCGCCCGTGACACTTTGATCGAAGCCATGATCGCCAGCCGCTCGACGGCCAAGCGACCATCCATGGGGTTCAAGATGCCTAAAAAACATGTGCTCGCGCTGTCCGCTGTGGTTGTGGTCGCCGTTGCGGCCGCGGTGTTGATGCCGAAGAAAGGTGACAAGGCGCCTGCCGAAGCGCCGGCCGCCCAGGCCCAGTTGCCGCTTGGCGAGGGCCAGGCCAATGGTGGCAACCCAGCCATCGAGTTCTCGGGTTCGTCCCAGCCGATGCCGCTGCCGCTGGTTGGCCAGTCGCAGCCGGTGATGCGCGAGCCGCTGGCCCAGGCCGCGGGCATGGGTGAGGGTGAAGAGGGTAGCCCGGCCGGTGATACCGCCCTGCAGCCAGGCAACCCGCCGCCAACCGTGACCACCATCGCACCGCCGCAAGGTGTGCCGGCGGGCCCGGCACCGGTACCTGCCCAGCCTGTAGCCACGGCGCCGGCCCAGCCGGTACAGCCGCAATCGCAGCCGGTTGCGCCTGCACCAAAGCCTGTCGCAACCCAGCCTGCCAAGCCGGTTGCACCAGCCAAGCCTGCACCAGCACCGACCCAGGTCGCCGTGGCCAAGCCGGCCGCCAAGCCTGTCGAGAAGCCGGCAGCCGGTGGCAGCGGCAACAGCGGCTGGTACGCCGGGCAGAAACCGGGCAATTACGTGGTGCAGATCCTGGGTACCAGCTCCGAGGCATCGGCCCAGGCGTTCGTCAAGGCCCAGGGTGGCGACTATCGCTACTTCAAGAAAAACCTGCAGGGCAAGCCGCTGTACGTAGTCACTTACGGCAACTTCGCCAACCGCGACGCAGCGGTTGCGGCAATCAAGAACTTGCCAGCGAAGGTCCAGGCTGGTAAACCTTGGCCACGTACCGTCGCCAGCGTCCAACAAGAGCTGGCCTCGGCCCGCTGA
- the aroK gene encoding shikimate kinase AroK, translating into MRNLILVGPMGAGKSTIGRLLAKELRLLFKDSDKEIELRCGANIPWIFDKEGEPGFRDREQAMIAELCALDGVVLATGGGAVMREANRQALHQGGRVIYLHASVEQQVGRTARDRNRPLLRTANPEATLRALLETRDPLYREIADLVVETDERPPRMVVIDILERLQQLPPR; encoded by the coding sequence GTGCGAAATTTGATACTTGTGGGGCCCATGGGCGCTGGTAAAAGCACCATCGGACGCCTATTGGCCAAAGAGCTGCGCCTGCTGTTCAAGGATTCCGACAAGGAAATCGAACTGCGATGCGGCGCCAACATCCCGTGGATTTTCGACAAGGAAGGCGAGCCGGGTTTCCGTGATCGCGAGCAGGCGATGATCGCCGAGCTGTGCGCACTCGACGGCGTGGTCCTGGCGACCGGCGGTGGCGCGGTAATGCGCGAAGCCAACCGCCAGGCCCTGCACCAGGGTGGCCGGGTGATCTACCTGCATGCTTCGGTGGAACAGCAGGTTGGCCGCACCGCGCGTGATCGCAATCGCCCCCTGCTGCGCACCGCCAATCCCGAGGCGACCTTGCGCGCCCTGCTGGAAACCCGCGACCCGCTCTACCGCGAGATCGCCGACCTGGTAGTGGAAACCGACGAGCGGCCGCCACGCATGGTGGTGATCGATATTCTCGAGCGCTTGCAGCAGTTGCCGCCCCGTTAG
- the aroB gene encoding 3-dehydroquinate synthase has protein sequence MQTLKVDLGERSYPIYIGEGLLDQPELLAPHIAGRQVAIVSNETVAPLYLERLSKTLGAYSVLPVVLPDGEAHKNWETLQLIFDGLLTARHDRRTTVVALGGGVIGDMAGFAAACYQRGVDFIQVPTTLLSQVDSSVGGKTGINHPLGKNMVGAFYQPNAVLIDTTSLKTLPARELSAGLAEVIKYGLICDKPFLAWLEDNMQALRALDPVALTEAIRRSCAAKAAVVGADERESGVRATLNLGHTFGHAIETHMGYGVWLHGEAVAAGTVMALEMSMRLGWIDQAERDRGIRLLQDAGLPVVPPQEMTPAHFMEHMAVDKKVLDGRLRLVLLRQMGEAVVTDDYPKEILQATLSADYRAIVAQL, from the coding sequence ATGCAGACACTAAAGGTCGACCTGGGCGAGCGTAGCTACCCGATCTACATTGGCGAAGGCCTGCTGGACCAGCCCGAGCTGCTGGCGCCGCACATCGCCGGGCGGCAGGTTGCCATCGTTTCCAACGAGACCGTCGCGCCTCTGTATCTCGAACGCCTGAGCAAGACCCTGGGTGCCTATTCGGTGCTGCCGGTGGTATTGCCCGATGGCGAAGCCCACAAGAACTGGGAAACCCTGCAACTGATCTTCGATGGCCTGCTCACTGCACGGCACGACCGCCGCACCACCGTGGTCGCCCTGGGTGGCGGCGTGATCGGTGATATGGCCGGCTTCGCTGCTGCCTGTTATCAGCGCGGCGTCGACTTCATCCAGGTGCCGACAACCCTGCTGTCCCAGGTCGACTCTTCGGTCGGCGGCAAGACCGGCATCAACCACCCGCTGGGCAAGAACATGGTCGGTGCCTTCTACCAGCCCAATGCGGTGCTGATCGACACCACCAGCCTCAAGACCCTGCCGGCGCGCGAGCTGTCCGCAGGCCTGGCCGAAGTGATCAAGTACGGCCTGATCTGCGACAAGCCGTTCCTCGCCTGGCTCGAGGACAATATGCAGGCGCTGCGTGCCCTCGACCCGGTGGCGCTGACCGAAGCCATCCGCCGCTCCTGCGCGGCCAAGGCCGCGGTGGTGGGTGCCGACGAGCGCGAGTCTGGCGTACGCGCCACGCTGAACCTGGGGCATACCTTCGGGCATGCCATCGAGACCCACATGGGTTATGGCGTGTGGCTGCACGGCGAAGCCGTGGCGGCGGGCACGGTGATGGCCCTGGAGATGTCCATGCGCCTTGGCTGGATCGACCAGGCCGAGCGCGATCGCGGAATCCGCCTGTTGCAGGACGCAGGTTTGCCGGTGGTGCCACCACAGGAAATGACCCCGGCGCATTTCATGGAGCACATGGCGGTCGACAAGAAGGTGCTCGACGGCCGTCTGCGTCTGGTGCTGCTGCGCCAGATGGGCGAGGCCGTGGTGACCGACGACTATCCGAAAGAGATTCTACAGGCCACGTTGTCGGCGGATTACCGCGCGATCGTGGCCCAGCTTTGA